In Elusimicrobiota bacterium, one DNA window encodes the following:
- the hemW gene encoding radical SAM family heme chaperone HemW: MTASAAGRSAPSAPRDTGLYLHIPFCDVKCRFCDFAAYPGRKNDIPRYRAALEREMRDRAREFPSRRLATLYVGGGTPTVYAAEDLTALAKLASSLFPPAPGWEATLEANPEGATPEKLAAARAAGFNRLSLGLQSADDGLLKTLGRLHTFDGFKKAFRDARAAGFANVSVDLMFGLPGQTAAGWRDTLDRVLDLGPEHLSAYALTVEDATYFKKSGVAADADLQADLYDLAADRLAAAGFVHYEISNFARPGRESRHNLRYWRNEECLGAGVSAAWYADGLRRKNHESLTDYLAAVESGVGPVLEETKLGEAERLGEELMLGLRLREGVRPSAVARALFGPVLERFTGLGFLKRQGDAFLPTRRGWILSNQMFEHFLSPVDGST; this comes from the coding sequence TTGACCGCTTCGGCGGCCGGCCGTTCCGCCCCGTCCGCGCCCCGGGACACGGGCCTCTACCTTCACATCCCCTTCTGCGACGTCAAATGCCGTTTCTGCGATTTCGCGGCCTACCCCGGACGGAAAAACGACATTCCGCGATATCGGGCCGCCCTGGAGCGGGAGATGCGGGACCGCGCCCGGGAATTCCCGTCGAGACGTCTGGCCACCCTTTACGTCGGGGGAGGGACCCCCACGGTGTACGCGGCGGAGGATTTGACGGCCCTGGCAAAGTTGGCCTCCTCCCTTTTCCCTCCCGCGCCGGGGTGGGAAGCCACGTTGGAAGCCAACCCGGAAGGCGCGACGCCCGAAAAACTCGCCGCGGCGCGGGCCGCGGGGTTCAACCGGTTGAGCCTGGGCCTCCAGTCCGCCGACGACGGGTTGCTGAAAACCCTCGGACGCCTTCACACTTTCGACGGTTTTAAAAAAGCCTTTCGCGACGCCCGGGCGGCCGGCTTCGCCAACGTGAGCGTCGACTTGATGTTCGGCCTTCCCGGCCAAACGGCCGCGGGCTGGCGGGACACCTTGGACCGCGTTTTGGATTTGGGCCCCGAGCATCTTTCCGCCTACGCCTTGACGGTGGAGGACGCGACGTATTTCAAAAAATCGGGGGTGGCGGCGGACGCCGATCTCCAGGCGGATTTGTACGACCTCGCGGCCGACCGACTCGCGGCGGCGGGATTCGTTCACTACGAAATTTCCAATTTCGCTCGGCCCGGCCGGGAGAGCCGTCACAATTTACGCTATTGGCGAAACGAGGAGTGCCTGGGCGCGGGGGTTTCCGCCGCCTGGTACGCCGACGGGCTTCGCCGGAAAAATCACGAATCGTTGACGGACTACCTGGCGGCTGTCGAATCCGGCGTGGGGCCCGTTTTGGAAGAGACGAAATTGGGCGAAGCCGAACGCCTGGGGGAGGAGCTGATGCTCGGCCTCCGCCTCCGGGAAGGGGTCCGGCCGTCGGCCGTGGCGCGGGCGCTCTTCGGTCCGGTGTTGGAGCGGTTCACCGGTCTGGGTTTCTTAAAACGCCAGGGGGACGCTTTCCTCCCCACGCGGCGGGGCTGGATCCTTTCCAATCAGATGTTTGAGCACTTCCTGAGCCCCGTCGATGGTTCCACCTAA
- the lepB gene encoding signal peptidase I has product MNGVFWLLTALVVTTLLVSYKEWPTPSVLSLVLIALGGFAAGVGSRAVRSRARDISVAVLRDNLEWADTGFSAILLAAVIMYFLVQAFKIPSGSMRNTLLEGDHLFVNKLVYGVRIPYTGKRVLRFRAVKHGDVVVFRFPTTDTASPHYGKDFIKRAIGLPGDTIEVRDKKVYVNGAPTDETYTHFEDEEVFPGPEPSRSGVDRQAVWERGDLAREEGENVRDNFGPVTVPAGHYFCMGDNRDRSYDSRFWGPMPDTHLKGRAWFVYWPLSRRKIIR; this is encoded by the coding sequence ATGAACGGCGTGTTCTGGCTGCTGACGGCGCTGGTGGTGACGACGCTTCTGGTTTCCTACAAAGAATGGCCGACGCCCTCGGTTTTGTCGCTGGTCCTGATCGCCCTGGGCGGGTTCGCCGCCGGCGTGGGGTCCCGGGCGGTCCGTTCCCGGGCCCGGGACATCTCCGTCGCGGTCCTGCGCGACAACCTCGAATGGGCCGACACGGGTTTTTCGGCGATCCTTCTCGCGGCCGTCATCATGTATTTCCTGGTGCAGGCCTTCAAAATTCCCTCGGGGTCCATGCGCAACACCCTGTTGGAGGGCGACCACCTCTTCGTCAATAAGCTGGTCTACGGCGTGCGCATCCCCTACACGGGCAAACGCGTGCTCCGCTTTCGCGCGGTCAAGCACGGGGACGTCGTGGTCTTCCGCTTCCCCACGACCGACACCGCCAGCCCCCATTACGGGAAGGATTTCATCAAGCGCGCCATCGGACTTCCGGGCGACACCATCGAAGTGCGGGACAAAAAAGTCTACGTGAACGGCGCGCCCACGGACGAGACCTACACCCATTTTGAGGACGAGGAAGTCTTCCCCGGCCCGGAGCCGTCCCGGTCCGGCGTCGACCGCCAGGCCGTTTGGGAACGGGGCGATTTGGCCCGGGAGGAAGGGGAAAACGTTCGCGACAATTTCGGCCCCGTGACCGTGCCGGCGGGCCACTATTTCTGCATGGGCGACAACCGCGACCGGTCCTACGATTCCCGCTTTTGGGGGCCCATGCCGGACACCCACCTCAAAGGCCGGGCCTGGTTCGTGTATTGGCCCCTCTCCCGCCGAAAAATCATCCGTTGA